From Tripterygium wilfordii isolate XIE 37 chromosome 16, ASM1340144v1, whole genome shotgun sequence, one genomic window encodes:
- the LOC119981043 gene encoding uncharacterized protein LOC119981043: MRIMWAFASGATCKTTSIKNDLLRPNPSSSECADDDISVNNSREEGLECPICWESFNIVENVPYVLWCGHTMCKNCILGLQRALVRLPTLPIQLPFFISCPWCNLLSLRLVYKGNIRFPSKNFFLFWMLESMNGDRSKSCHSCHGNKQSVSSSSRSLAKENKSSHVNNGREPCTHPVHRTESLHNVCLRIISFFNIFSLRLSFCKSLIFFIRLMAKVPLIIFLLIILYAIPASVVVLALYIIITLIFTIPSFLVLYFAISSLNWLVRESHLSEFPIVYIPCLINLGGLELDPSLHGNHGNPHLVQFDNVELHGPNK, translated from the coding sequence ATGCGCATAATGTGGGCTTTTGCTTCCGGAGCAACCTGTAAGACAACCAGCATCAAGAATGACCTTTTAAGGCCAAATCCAAGTTCTTCAGAGTGCGCTGATGATGATATTTCTGTAAACAATAGCAGAGAGGAGGGATTGGAATGCCCAATATGTTGGGAATCTTTCAATATTGTGGAGAATGTGCCTTATGTGTTATGGTGTGGCCACACCATGTGTAAGAATTGCATCCTGGGGCTGCAGCGTGCTTTGGTCAGACTCCCAACACTGCCAATCCAGCTCCCGTTCTTTATTTCTTGTCCCTGGTGTAATCTTTTATCTCTCAGGCTGGTTTACAAGGGGAACATCAGGTTTCCGAGCAAaaacttctttctcttttggaTGTTGGAGAGCATGAATGGGGATAGGTCGAAGTCATGCCACTCCTGCCATGGGAATAAGCAGTCGGTTTCTTCTTCGAGCAGAAGTTTagccaaagaaaataaatctagCCACGTAAACAATGGGAGGGAACCATGCACTCATCCAGTGCATCGGACTGAGTCCCTCCACAATGTATGCCTCCGCATCATTAGtttctttaatattttcagTCTTCGCTTATCTTTCTGTAagtccttgattttcttcattcGCTTGATGGCCAAGGTCCCACTGATCATATTTCTTCTGATCATCTTGTACGCAATACCTGCAAGTGTAGTTGTCTTGGCTTTATACATTATTATCACACTTATCTTCACCATCCCATCTTTTCTTGTGTTGTACTTTGCCATCTCCAGTTTAAACTGGTTGGTAAGAGAGAGTCACTTGAGTGAGTTCCCAATAGTTTACATTCCTTGTCTTATAAATCTTGGAGGCTTGGAGCTTGACCCTTCTCTCCATGGGAATCACGGGAATCCTCATTTGGTTCAATTTGACAACGTCGAGCTTCATGGTCCTAACAAATGA
- the LOC119981042 gene encoding probable LRR receptor-like serine/threonine-protein kinase At1g74360, with amino-acid sequence MMTEVQTDPWRVCVIMVLLLIITGTTVVAGDSLDTDREVLMNLKTFLEQGNQVNRGRYSQWNQLSSNPCNWDGVLCSVNGTRRVTGLYLADNNISGQIFGNFSALTQLSRLDLSKNTLYGSIPDDLTACHNLVYLNLSHNILEGELNLTGLDSLEVLDLSVNGIGGDIGLSFPAICSSLVVANISNNHLNGSISNSTFDGCLNLQYLDISSNSLGGGLWNGFARLKELSVSENNQLGGEVSDTFFAADSCNLEVLDLSENSFAGNMPGSISNCRNLVILNLSRNKFTGQIPYQLGSVTSLESLFLGSNNFSRDLPESLLNLTKLTFLDLSNNTFGGDIQDIIGRFTNVRFLVLNRNSYTDGVYSSGILKLPNVSRLDLSCNNFSGPLPVELSQLLSLKFLILAHNQFNATIPSEFENLQNLEALDLSFNRLSGSIPSSLGKLNSLLWLMLANNLLTGDIPRELGNCSSLLWLNLSNNKLSGTIPPELMNIGRNPTATFMSNRQDDKTILGAGECLEMKRWMPADYPPFSFVYTILTTKKCRSLWDQLLQGTGIFPVCAPGSSVRTFQISGYLLLNGNSLSGKVPVEVGNLQNFSMLHLGFNEMYGELPPEIAQVTLVVLNVTQNKFSGEIPTELGTLKCLQILDLSYNNFSGTFPASLNNLTDLSRFNISYNPLISGVIPTTGQLATFEKESYLGDPLLLLPEFIRNSTDNPTGKTKSGGRDGKHTMWVSFLVSVTLIFLTFGVMAIIGCMYVKSPTETAGYLLEEPKYSQDFASSSTGSSPWLSDAVKVIRLDKTAFTHADILKATGNFSQSRVIGKGGFGTVYHGVLPDGREVAVKKLQREGTEGEREFRAEMEVLSGKGSGWPHPNLVTLYGWCLDGSEKILVYEYMEGGSLEDLVPDRLRLTWKRRIDIAIDVAQALVFLHHECYPAIVHRDVKASNVLLDEDGKARVTDFGLARVVGAGNSHVSTIVAGTVGYVAPEYGQTWKATTKGDVYSYGVLVMELATGRRAVDGTEEECLVEWGRRVMGYGHGRRRTMIPVVVMGSGLAEGAEEMCELLRIGVRCTAEAPQARPDMKDVLAMLIKITTSCRGNFPSTNE; translated from the exons ATGATGACAGAGGTCCAAACAGATCCATGGAGAGTTTGTGTAATCATGGTCTTGCTCCTGATTATCACAG GTACAACAGTAGTTGCTGGAGATTCTCTGGATACAGACAGAGAAGTCTTGATGAATCTCAAAACATTTCTTGAACAAGGAAACCAGGTGAACAGAGGAAGATACTCACAGTGGAACCAGCTTAGCTCCAACCCTTGCAATTGGGATGGTGTGTTGTGCTCAGTTAATGGAACAAGAAGAGTCACTGGTCTTTACCTTGCTGACAACAACATCTCGGGGCAGATTTTCGGCAACTTCTCTGCCTTGACACAGCTCTCCCGCCTCGATCTCTCGAAGAACACTCTCTATGGTTCTATTCCTGATGACTTGACTGCATGCCACAACCTTGTTTACCTCAATCTGTCACATAATATTCTTGAAGGGGAGCTCAACTTGACTGGGTTGGATAGTTTGGAGGTTCTTGATTTGTCTGTCAATGGGATTGGGGGCGACATCGGGTTGAGTTTTCCAGCGATTTGTAGCAGTTTGGTTGTTGCCAACATTTCAAACAACCATCTGAATGGGAGTATCAGTAATAGTACATTTGATGGGTGCTTGAATTTGCAGTATCTTGATATTAGCTCCAACAGCTTAGGTGGGGGCTTGTGGAATGGATTTGCAAGGCTGAAGGAGCTTTCGGTTTCGGAGAATAATCAACTTGGGGGAGAGGTCTCAGACACCTTTTTTGCTGCTGATTCTTGTAATCTTGAAGTTCTGGACTTATCAGAGAATAGTTTTGCTGGTAACATGCCAGGTTCGATATCCAATTGTCGTAACCTGGTGATATTGAATCTGTCTCGAAACAAGTTCACCGGACAAATTCCATATCAGCTTGGTTCTGTTACTAGTCTTGAATCTTTGTTCTTGGGAAGCAACAATTTCTCAAGAGATTTACCCGAGTCGCTTCTGAACTTGACCAAGTTAACATTCTTGGATTTGAGTAACAACACCTTTGGAGGAGATATACAGGACATAATTGGTAGATTCACCAATGTGAGGTTTCTTGTGCTTAATAGGAATTCATACACTGACGGAGTATACTCTTCAGGTATTCTTAAGCTGCCGAATGTTTCTCGATTAGACCTCAGCTGCAACAATTTCTCAGGCCCATTACCTGTTGAACTCTCTCAACTGTTGAGTTTGAAGTTCTTGATTCTTGCTCACAATCAATTCAATGCTACCATTCCTTCCGAATTCGAAAACTTGCAGAACCTCGAAGCTCTTGATCTGTCCTTCAATAGACTAAGTGGATCCATACCCTCCTCACTTGGAAAACTGAACTCTCTTCTCTGGTTGATGCTCGCGAACAACTTACTCACAGGCGATATTCCGCGTGAACTAGGAAACTGCAGCAGCCTGCTGTGGCTAAACCTTTCAAATAATAAGCTGTCAGGGACTATCCCTCCTGAACTGATGAATATTGGAAGAAACCCAACAGCAACATTCATGTCCAACAGACAAGATGACAAGACGATTTTAGGTGCCGGTGAATGTTTAGAAATGAAAAGGTGGATGCCAGCAGACTACCCTCCATTCAGTTTTGTGTACACCATACTCACAACTAAGAAGTGCAGGAGCCTTTGGGATCAGTTGCTCCAAGGTACTGGTATTTTCCCAGTGTGTGCTCCAGGGTCTTCGGTGCGGACATTTCAAATCTCTGGTTATCTTCTTTTAAATGGGAATAGTTTGTCCGGAAAGGTCCCGGTAGAAGTTGGTAACCTGCAAAACTTTAGTATGCTGCACTTGGGTTTCAATGAAATGTATGGGGAACTTCCTCCAGAGATTGCACAGGTGACACTTGTGGTACTTAATGTAACCCAAAACAAGTTTTCAGGAGAAATTCCTACCGAACTAGGAACTCTAAAGTGCTTACAGATTCTAGATTTGTCTTACAACAACTTTTCTGGCACATTCCCGGCCAGCTTGAACAACCTGACTGATCTAAGCAGATTCAACATCTCATACAATCCATTGATTTCTGGTGTAATCCCAACAACTGGTCAATTAGCTACTTTTGAAAAGGAATCCTACCTTGGTGATCCATTGTTGCTCCTGCCTGAATTTATCAGAAATTCCACTGACAACCCAACTGGAAAGACGAAATCGGGAGGAAGAGATGGAAAGCATACAATGTGGGTTTCATTTTTGGTGTCAGTAACTCTTATTTTCTTAACATTTGGAGTTATGGCAATAATAGGCTGCATGTATGTGAAAAGCCCCACAGAAACTGCAGGATATCTATTAGAGGAACCCAAGTACTCACAAGATTTTGCATCTAGTTCTACAGGGTCGTCGCCATGGTTGTCAGATGCTGTGAAGGTCATCCGTCTAGACAAAACAGCATTCACTCATGCTGACATTTTGAAGGCTACTGGTAATTTCTCCCAGAGCAGAGTGATAGGCAAGGGAGGATTCGGAACAGTCTACCACGGAGTACTGCCTGATGGCAGAGAAGTGGCAGTTAAGAAACTACAGAGGGAAGGAACGGAGGGCGAAAGAGAATTCCGAGCAGAAATGGAGGTCCTTAGCGGAAAAGGCTCTGGCTGGCCACACCCAAATCTTGTAACTCTATATGGGTGGTGTCTTGATGGTTCAGAGAAAATATTAGTGTATGAGTACATGGAAGGTGGGAGCTTGGAGGATCTTGTACCAGACCGATTAAGGCTAACATGGAAAAGGCGTATCGATATAGCAATTGATGTTGCACAAGCACTTGTATTTCTGCATCATGAGTGCTATCCTGCGATTGTGCACCGCGACGTGAAGGCTAGCAATGTGTTACTCGATGAGGACGGAAAGGCAAGAGTAACAGATTTCGGCCTGGCCAGAGTTGTAGGAGCTGGAAATAGCCATGTGAGTACAATTGTAGCTGGTACAGTTGGGTATGTAGCACCAGAATATGGACAAACATGGAAGGCTACGACGAAAGGCGATGTGTACAGCTACGGAGTATTGGTGATGGAGCTGGCGACAGGAAGACGAGCAGTGGACGGGACAGAGGAGGAGTGTCTGGTGGAATGGGGTAGAAGAGTGATGGGATATGGACACGGGCGAAGAAGAACGATGATTCCTGTGGTGGTTATGGGTTCAGGATTGGCTGAAGGTGCAGAGGAGATGTGTGAGTTGCTGCGGATCGGAGTAAGGTGCACTGCAGAGGCACCACAGGCAAGACCAGATATGAAGGATGTTCTAGCCATGCTAATCAAGATAACGACTAGTTGTAGAGGGAACTTTCCGTCAACAAATGAATAA
- the LOC119980695 gene encoding uncharacterized protein LOC119980695, which translates to MEGTRKIMRRSIYNFLQNYQNFTTIAALIAFPFSVSVLLSQSFVVPSSSSSSSIHNRLRALFEAAGVPGSSQPFTILIHKLSQTISSSIFTLPFSLTFFLISKAYVIQTLHQNKPTLLLYKPLFVTHLCNLFIVISANATSLSVFFLGFNLVQETLVSSPNWVFILSATGAVIYSVILANTVVVFKLALVLSVIEGCGGWIAILKALVLMRGRTTTALSLALPVSMVLAGIEALFQYRIVRGGDRSYGHASTPAAMAVEGMLIAYLYSIFVVLDTVVNYMFLKSCMRMVEQEAMNSYRIGFIEQESDVGLVAYHLERKPTSRIAKPRC; encoded by the coding sequence ATGGAAGGGACAAGAAAGATCATGAGAAGATCTATCTACAATTTCCTTCAAAACTATCAAAACTTCACCACAATTGCTGCTCTGATCGCTTTCCCTTTTTCTGTCTCAGTTCTGCTCTCACAATCCTTTGTtgttccttcatcttcttcttcttcttcaatccatAATAGGTTAAGAGCTCTGTTTGAGGCTGCAGGGGTGCCTGGATCTTCTCAACCCTTCACAATTCTTATTCACAAGCTTTCTCAAACAatctcttcttcaatctttaCTCTTCCATTTAGTCTCACTTTCTTTCTTATCTCTAAAGCATATGTAATTCAAACTCTCCATCAAAATAAACCCACTTTGCTTCTCTACAAACCTCTGTTTGTTACTCATTTATGCAATTTGTTCATAGTCATCTCCGCGAATGCAACCTCGTTGTCTGTTTTCTTCTTGGGGTTCAATCTTGTTCAAGAAACTTTGGTTTCTTCTCCCAACTGGGTGTTCATATTGTCTGCTACTGGTGCTGTAATCTATTCGGTGATTCTTGCGAACACGGTGGTAGTTTTTAAATTGGCATTGGTTTTGTCTGTCATTGAAGGTTGTGGTGGATGGATTGCAATTCTTAAAGCTTTGGTTTTGATGAGAGGGAGAACAACAACTGCACTTTCTCTTGCACTTCCTGTGAGTATGGTTCTTGCAGGGATTGAGGCATTGTTTCAATATAGGATAGTGAGAGGAGGTGATAGAAGTTATGGACATGCTTCCACTCCTGCTGCTATGGCTGTGGAGGGGATGTTGATTGCTTACTTGTACTCAATTTTTGTGGTTCTTGATACTGTTGTCAATTATATGTTCCTCAAGAGCTGTATGAGGATGGTGGAACAAGAAGCTATGAACTCTTACAGGATTGGTTTTATAGAGCAGGAGAGTGATGTAGGACTAGTGGCATATCATTTAGAAAGAAAACCGACTAGTAGGATTGCAAAGCCACGTTGTTAG
- the LOC119980420 gene encoding eukaryotic translation initiation factor 5A-2-like, which translates to MSDEEHQFESKADAGASKTYPQQAGAIRKNGYIVIKGRPCKVVEVSTSKTGKHGHAKCHFVAIDIFNGKKLEDIVPSSHNCDVPHVNRTDYQLIDISEDGFVSLLTENGNTKDDLRLPTDDTLLTQIKDGFGDGKDLVVTVMSAMGEEQICALKDIGPK; encoded by the exons ATGTCCGACGAGGAGCATCAGTTCGAGTCGAAGGCAGATGCTGGAGCCTCCAAGACTTACCCCCAGCAGGCAGGCGCCATCCGCAAGAACGGCTACATAGTCATCAAAGGCCGCCCTTGCAAG GTCGTTGAAGTTTCCACATCCAAGACTGGCAAGCATGGCCATGCCAAGTGCCACTTTGTTGCAATTGACATCTTCAATGGCAAAAAGCTAGAAGATATTGTGCCATCTTCTCACAATTGTGAT GTTCCCCATGTTAATCGCACTGATTATCAGCTGATTGATATTTCTGAGGATGGATTT GTTAGTTTGCTCACTGAAAATGGGAACACTAAGGATGATCTTAGGCTGCCAACTGATGACACTCTTCTGACTCAG ATTAAGGATGGCTTTGGTGATGGGAAGGATCTGGTTGTGACTGTTATGTCTGCAATGGGGGAGGAGCAGATCTGTGCCCTCAAGGACATTGGTCCAAAATAG